The Peromyscus maniculatus bairdii isolate BWxNUB_F1_BW_parent chromosome 6, HU_Pman_BW_mat_3.1, whole genome shotgun sequence genome has a segment encoding these proteins:
- the Pmvk gene encoding phosphomevalonate kinase isoform X1, with protein sequence MAPLGGAPRLVLLFSGKRKSGKDFVTETLQSRLGGNICAVLRLSGPLKEQYAREHGLDFQRLLDASTYKEAYRRDMIRWGEEKRQADPGFFCRKIVEGVSQPVWLVSDTRRGSDIQWFQEAYGAVTQTVRVVASEQSRQHRGWVFTPGVDDAESECGLDNFGNFDWVIENHGDEQCLEDQLENLLEYIRAKL encoded by the exons ATGGCCCCTCTCGGAGGCGCCCCGCGACTGGTGCTGCTGTTTAGCGGGAAGAGGAAATCCGGGAAGGACTTCGTGACCGAGACGCTGCAGAGCAG ACTTGGAGGTAACATCTGTGCGGTCCTGCGGCTCTCTGGTCCACTCAAGGAGCAGTATGCTCGG GAGCATGGCTTGGACTTCCAGAGACTCCTGGATGCCAGCACCTACAAGGAGGCCTACCGGAGGGACATGATCCGCTGGGGGGAGGAGAAGCGCCAGGCCGACCCAGGCTTCTTCTGCAGGAAGATCGTGGAAGGCGTGTCCCAGCCTGTCTGG CTGGTGAGTGACACACGGAGGGGGTCTGACATCCAGTGGTTTCAGGAGGCCTATGGGGCGGTGACCCAGACAGTCCGCGTCGTAGCCTCGGAACAGAGCCGCCAGCACCGGGGCTGGGTGTTCACGCCAG gggTGGATGATGCTGAGTCAGAGTGCGGCCTGGACAACTTTGGGAACTTTGACTGGGTCATTGAGAACCACGGGGATGAGCAGTGCCTGGAAGACCAGTTGGAGAACCTGCTGGAATATATCCGTGCCAAACTTTAG
- the Pmvk gene encoding phosphomevalonate kinase isoform X2 gives MIRWGEEKRQADPGFFCRKIVEGVSQPVWLVSDTRRGSDIQWFQEAYGAVTQTVRVVASEQSRQHRGWVFTPGVDDAESECGLDNFGNFDWVIENHGDEQCLEDQLENLLEYIRAKL, from the exons ATGATCCGCTGGGGGGAGGAGAAGCGCCAGGCCGACCCAGGCTTCTTCTGCAGGAAGATCGTGGAAGGCGTGTCCCAGCCTGTCTGG CTGGTGAGTGACACACGGAGGGGGTCTGACATCCAGTGGTTTCAGGAGGCCTATGGGGCGGTGACCCAGACAGTCCGCGTCGTAGCCTCGGAACAGAGCCGCCAGCACCGGGGCTGGGTGTTCACGCCAG gggTGGATGATGCTGAGTCAGAGTGCGGCCTGGACAACTTTGGGAACTTTGACTGGGTCATTGAGAACCACGGGGATGAGCAGTGCCTGGAAGACCAGTTGGAGAACCTGCTGGAATATATCCGTGCCAAACTTTAG